One stretch of Candida orthopsilosis Co 90-125, chromosome 3 draft sequence DNA includes these proteins:
- a CDS encoding Rsm10 protein (S. cerevisiae homolog RSM10 is structural constituent of mitochondrial small ribosomal subunit), giving the protein MLQPYRLQGGIRSFTTRTTLLQKFLTPNELISKTKQQQLESQQFQSQLRQNQNSYSPKTLSSHATFPENHKRPIPLNVELLQYKPLRLPQTHGDEVATLSLKGYNEDDLIRMGEFALRAAYYLGIPMSKLTSLKTEKRLYTVIKSPFAQAKTKQNFHRITYNKQLVAYDANSEIVDLWLSYVNRYKLQTVDMNATVVAREGLNYNEELAKLEEFELPDAYEGLEDPVAQKVKELLQLDEFKRTL; this is encoded by the coding sequence atgtTACAACCATATAGGCTACAGGGTGGCATACGATCATTCACTACGCGCACCACTTTACTTCAAAAGTTCCTCACCCCAAATGAAttaatttccaaaactaaacaacaacaactcgaatctcaacaatttcaatcacaattgcgtcaaaatcaaaactcATATTCACCCAAAACATTAAGTTCTCACGCCACATTCCCAGAAAACCACAAGCGTCCGATTCCTCTTAATGTTGAACTATTACAATACAAACCGTTGAGATTACCACAAACTCATGGTGATGAAGTAGCCACATTAAGCTTAAAAGGttataatgaagatgatttaatTCGTATGGGTGAATTTGCATTACGAGCAGCTTATTACTTGGGTATCCCCATGTCGAAATTGACTTCACTCAAAACTGAAAAGAGATTATATACCGTTATTAAATCACCTTTTGCTCAAGcgaaaacaaaacaaaatttccatCGAATTACGtataataaacaattggttGCATATGATGCTAACTcggaaattgttgatttatgGTTGAGTTATGTAAACAGGTACAAGTTGCAAACTGTTGATATGAATGCCACTGTTGTGGCGAGGGAAGGATTGAATTataatgaagaattggctaaattggaagaatttgaattgcCTGATGCGTATGAAGGGTTGGAAGATCCAGTTGCTCAAAAAGTTAAAGAGTTGTTACAATTGGATGAGTTTAAGAGAACTTTATAA
- a CDS encoding Trm7 protein (S. cerevisiae homolog TRM7 has tRNA methyltransferase activity, has role in tRNA methylation, translation and localizes to cytoplasm) encodes MGKTSKDKRDLYYRRAKEDGYRARSAYKLLQLDQQFNLLSNITRVVDLCAAPGSWSQVLSHKLGSNPDARIVAVDLQPMTPIDHVTTLQADITHPKTLQQILDCFKDGGKGDGLADFVCSDGAPDVTGLHDLDEYVQHQLVWAAFQLTTCILKPGGSFVAKIFRGRDIDLMYYQLSKFFTKVYCAKPRSSRGTSLEAFIVCLGYKPIPNWVPKLDLNQSTDEFFEGAGLKHSEDVYDNNEDDARLKVEFVACGDVNDIDSDATYSLDSDSITLDPVQRPTAPPYKKALEMKRDGKLARR; translated from the coding sequence ATGGGGAAAACAAGTAAAGACAAAAGAGACTTGTACTACCGACGTGCCAAGGAAGATGGCTATAGAGCAAGATCAGCATACAAACTACTCCAATTAGACCAACAATTTAACCTCTTAAGCAACATAACTCGTGTCGTGGATCTTTGTGCGGCGCCAGGCTCATGGTCTCAGGTACTTAGTCATAAACTAGGCTCTAATCCAGATGCTAGGATTGTTGCTGTGGATCTACAACCAATGACTCCTATAGATCATGTTACGACGCTACAAGCAGATATAACTCACCCTAAAACgttgcaacaaattttggatTGTTTTAAAGATGGTGGTAAAGGTGATGGATTGGCTGATTTTGTATGCAGTGACGGTGCTCCAGATGTTACTGGGTTGCATGACTTGGATGAATACGTACAGCATCAACTTGTATGGGCTGCTTTCCAATTAACTACTTGCATTTTGAAACCAGGCGGATCGTTTGTAGCAAAAATTTTCCGTGGAAGagatattgatttgatgTATTATCAATTGCTGAAGTTCTTCACCAAAGTGTATTGTGCCAAACCTCGTAGTTCGAGAGGTACAAGTTTGGAAGCTTTTATTGTATGTCTAGGATATAAACCAATACCGAATTGGGTTCCCAAGCTagatttgaatcaactgACAGATGAGTTTTTTGAAGGTGCTGGACTTAAACACAGTGAGGATGTTTATGATAATAATGAGGATGATGCAAGGTTGAAGGTAGAATTTGTTGCATGTGGTGATGtcaatgatattgattcTGATGCAACTTACTCCTTGGATCTGGATTCTATAACGTTGGATCCTGTACAAAGACCAACTGCTCCACCATACAAGAAGGCACTAGAAATGAAACGAGATGGTAAATTAGCAAGAAGGTAA
- a CDS encoding Krs1 tRNA-Lys synthetase, with protein MSEVDKVAEQVQKTYLDDVTGEQVSKTELKKRQKQRAIEARKAQKAPAAAQTSAKSSKKKNEFADLNPNQFHEIRSRQIEELREKNNADPSAFNPYPHKFEVTKRLHDFVKEYSHLKRGESLKDVTLQVTGRIMTKRESGSKLKFYVLKGDGVEIQVMAQAQDADSPEAFEEMHDILKRGDIIGVTGYPGRTTPAKGGEGELSIFAQKVQLLTPCLHMLPTEHYGFKDQEARYRKRYLDLIMNDSSRERFRVRSKIIQYIRKFLDQRDFVEVETPILNVIAGGATARPFTTHHNDLNMEMFMRIAPELFLKELVVGGMDRVYEIGRQFRNEGIDMTHNPEFTTCEFYQAYADVYDLMDMTEMMFSEMVKEITGDYKITYHPDGPEGEAMTLDFSRPWKRVNMIEELEKVYNVKFPAGDQLHTAETGEFLKKVLKDNNLECSPPLTNARMLDKLVGELEDASINPTFIFGHPQMMSPLAKKDRNIPGLCERFEVFVATKEICNAYTELNDPFDQRARFEEQARQKAQGDDEAQMVDETFCNALEYGLPPTAGWGCGIDRLAMFLTDSNTIREVLLFPTLKPDALVLKGEEPLKNEEEK; from the coding sequence ATGTCTgaagttgataaagttgCTGAACAAGTACAAAAGACATACTTAGATGATGTCACTGGTGAACAAGTTTCCAAAACAGAATTAaaaaagagacaaaagCAAAGGGCCATTGAAGCTAGAAAAGCTCAAAAAGCACCAGCTGCTGCTCAAACTTCTGCCAAGTCatccaaaaagaagaacGAATTTGCTGATTTGAACCCAAACCAATTCCACGAGATCAGGTCTCgtcaaattgaagaattgagagaaaagaataatGCTGATCCATCTGCATTCAATCCTTATCCTCATAAATTCGAAGTCACCAAGAGATTACACGATTTTGTTAAGGAGTACAGTCACTTGAAGAGAGGCGAATCATTGAAAGATGTTACTCTTCAAGTTACTGGTAGAATTATGACCAAGAGGGAATCCGgatccaaattgaaattctaTGTTTTGAAAGGTGATGGTGTTGAAATTCAAGTTATGGCTCAAGCTCAAGATGCAGATTCACCAGAAGCCTTTGAAGAAATGCAcgatattttgaaaagaggTGATATTATTGGTGTTACTGGTTATCCAGGTAGAACCACCCCAGCTAAAGGTGGTGAAGGtgaattatcaattttCGCTCAAAAGGTGCAATTATTAACTCCATGTTTACACATGTTGCCAACGGAGCATTATGGTTTCAAAGATCAAGAAGCTAGATATAGAAAACGTTACTTGGATTTGATTATGAATGATTCAAGTAGAGAAAGATTTAGAGTTAGATCCAAAATTATTCAATATATCAGAAAGTTTTTGGACCAGCGTGATTTcgttgaagttgaaaccCCGATTTTGAATGTTATTGCTGGTGGTGCCACTGCTAGACCATTTACCACTCATCATAATGATTTAAATATGGAAATGTTCATGAGAATTGCACCagaattgtttttgaaagaattggttGTCGGTGGTATGGATAGAGTTTATGAAATTGGAAGACAATTTAGAAATGAAGGTATTGACATGACCCATAACCCAGAATTCACCACTTGTGAATTTTATCAAGCATATGCTGATGTATATGATTTGATGGACATGACCGAAATGATGTTTTCGGAGATGGTTAAGGAAATCACTGGTGATTACAAAATCACCTATCACCCGGATGGCCCAGAAGGAGAAGCCATGACTTTAGATTTCTCAAGACCATGGAAGAGAGTTAATatgattgaagaattggaaaaagtcTACAATGTTAAATTCCCAGCTGGTGATCAATTACATACTGCTGAAACTGgtgaatttttgaaaaaagtaTTAAAGGACAATAATTTAGAATGTTCACCACCATTAACCAATGCTAGAATGTTGGATAAATTAGTTGGTGAATTAGAAGATGcatcaatcaatccaaCATTCATCTTTGGTCATCCACAAATGATGTCTCCATTGGCTAAAAAAGATAGAAACATTCCAGGATTGTGTGAAAGATTCGAGGTGTTTGTCGCCACTAAGGAAATTTGTAATGCATACACAGAGTTGAATGATccatttgatcaaagagCAAGATTTGAAGAACAAGCTAGACAAAAAGCTCaaggtgatgatgaagctCAAATGGTTGATGAAACTTTCTGTAATGCTTTGGAATATGGTTTGCCACCAACTGCTGGTTGGGGTTGTGGTATTGATCGTTTGGCTATGTTTTTGACTGATTCAAATACTATTAGAGaagttttgttgttccCAACTTTGAAACCAGATGCCTTGGTTTTGAAAGGTGAAGAACCTTTGaagaatgaagaagagaagtAG
- a CDS encoding hypothetical protein (two adjacent ORFs in C. orthopsilosis correspond one gene in C. parapsilosis) → MLSTPGTVPNSPNLDPVSLGGSPSRFWLSSQTPPSSSANILKTGANQQASFQSHHSKPQYIVHKAGSGAMYKAVKGDDSPVLNPVQTPIEDPPMTPLFLSNTNSAKHVDYFNHYHPNHSDLKEEESEEGEGEEDSMGEEFKGKKTLSENVISARNIYS, encoded by the coding sequence ATGCTATCAACTCCAGGAACAGTTCCCAACTCACCAAACTTGGATCCAGTCTCTTTAGGTGGATCCCCTTCTCGATTCTGGTTATCGTCACAAACACCTCCGAGTTCAAGTGCCAATATTTTAAAGACTGGAGCAAACCAACAAGCGCTGTTTCAGCTGCATCATTCAAAACCACAATATATTGTACATAAAGCTGGAAGTGGAGCCATGTATAAAGCAGTTAAGGGAGATGATTCACCCGTTTTGAATCCTGTACAAACGCCAATTGAAGATCCACCCATGACGCCATTGTTTCTAAGTAATACAAACAGTGCCAAACATGTTGATTATTTTAATCACTATCATCCTAATCAtagtgatttgaaagaggaAGAACTGGAAGAGGGGGAAGGAGAAGAGGATTCTATGGGCGAAGAATTTAAAGGTAAAAAGACATTGAGTGAGAACGTGATTCTGGCGAGGAATATATATAGTTAA